A genomic stretch from Pomacea canaliculata isolate SZHN2017 linkage group LG2, ASM307304v1, whole genome shotgun sequence includes:
- the LOC112557870 gene encoding cysteine-rich venom protein Mr30-like yields MKMVVHHRNLCSLVYIVGVCVHLGHGQRASLGDSLVQGIHLNSGIGEERAGFPPNRDVDHHMTATGVHAASRDTCTAEYREIPGHTMCLTDKPQVIREGVTPEEKAIILRLHNEARASARPSASDLTTMVWNDDLAAVAQKWAKQCIMGHDKERSIPGLGVSVGQNVAGGYRTWERAIGGWEEEVKMYVYGREPDTYLGTGGWVKIGHYTQMVQNTTHMVGCGFAACRGTQYGRYFVCNYAAAQSRLAFPYTRGARCSACPKSCRNGLCDCGGRVCLNGGTLDPNNCTCNCPPVYTGADCGQVNCPSQDPFYCGRDIAAGDCVKYFNVPHMCPYMCGVCTGGKEQHILEKEGNAPPVPVFTSAFGCTYEGKRSTPEECKAFGDKGVDKAFCASQGGEFTCNECSLYYNIKRDYCPVMCGLCDPVCGGKVCQNGGRLDADTCVCECKAPYSGSTCEKASCPKDDEFHCSFYPDDFCTQFVNVPEECPFKCGVCKK; encoded by the exons actcGCTAGTTCAGGGTATCCACCTGAACAGCGGCATCGGAGAGGAAAGAGCCGGCTTCCCTCCAAACCGGGATGTGGACCATCACATGACCGCCACTGGTGTTCACGCTGCGTCTAGA GACACATGCACCGCCGAGTACAGGGAGATCCCCGGCCATACCATGTGCCTCACGGACAAACCGCAGGTCATACGAGAGGGCGTGACACCGGAAGAAAAAGCCATCATCCTGCGGCTTCACAACGAGGCCAGAGCTTCTGCCCGACCCTCAGCGTCTGACCTCACCACTATG GTCTGGAATGATGACCTGGCCGCCGTTGCCCAGAAATGGGCGAAGCAATGCATCATGGGGCACGATAAGGAGCGATCGATTCCAG GGTTGGGGGTCAGCGTGGGTCAGAACGTTGCGGGAGGATATCGCACATGGGAGAGGGCCATCGGAGGCTGGGAGGAGGAAGTCAAGATGTACGTGTACGGCCGCGAACCGGACACCTACTTGGGCACTGGAGGGTGGGTGAAGATTGGACATTACACACAG ATGGTTCAGAACACGACGCATATGGTCGGCTGTGGCTTTGCTGCTTGTCGTGGGACTCAGTATGGCCGGTACTTCGTCTGCAACTATGCTGCTGC CCAAAGCCGCCTGGCATTTCCTTACACTCGTGGTGCCAGGTGCAGCGCCTGCCCCAAGTCCTGCAGGAACGGCCTGTGTG ACTGTGGGGGTCGCGTGTGTCTCAACGGTGGTACGCTTGACCCCAACAACTGCACCTGCAACTGTCCACCTGTGTACACCGGGGCTGACTGCGGCCAAG TGAACTGCCCCAGCCAGGACCCCTTCTACTGCGGGAGGGACATCGCGGCCGGCGACTGCGTCAAGTACTTCAACGTGCCTCACATGTGTCCTtacatgtgtggtgtgtgcacaG GAGGCAAAGAACAGCATATACTTGAGAAAGAAGGGAACGCACCTCCAGTGCCTGTATTCACTTCCGCTTTCGGATGCACGTACGAGGGCAAACGGTCTACCCCAG AGGAGTGTAAGGCGTTTGGCGACAAGGGTGTAGACAAAGCTTTCTGTGCCAGTCAGGGCGGCGAGTTTACCTGCAATGAATGCTCCCTGTACTACAACATCAAGCGCGACTACTGTCCCGTCATGTGCGGACTGTGCGACC CTGTCTGTGGCGGCAAGGTGTGTCAAAATGGCGGACGTCTGGACGCCGACACCTGCGTGTGCGAATGCAAGGCTCCCTATTCGGGCAGCACATGCGAGAAAG CCAGCTGCCCAAAAGATGACGAGTTTCACTGCAGTTTCTACCCGGACGACTTCTGCACTCAGTTCGTCAATGTTCCGGAGGAGTGCCCCTTCAAGTGCGGTGTCTGCAAGAAGTGA